From the genome of Hathewaya histolytica, one region includes:
- a CDS encoding basic amino acid/polyamine antiporter: protein MEKQENNKLGLLMLVLLGIGSMIGGGIFNSPTDLIKQGNPQAVLIGWIVGGIGVISLALVFNLLANKKSELTGGIYAYAKEGFGNFAGFNSAWGYWLSAWLGNVAFVILLFKTLSDFTGGMNPFITFILASIFLWSVFLLQIKGVKNAGIINAVATVAKLVPIVLAIILGVLVFKKDIFVVQNWKNTLAATGEATSLLKQVNGSMGAILWCFVGIEAAVVLSERAKSQKIVGKAIIISLLSTLAIYMLVSIIAMGVIPAKELGNSITPFSDLLGKTAIGQAGALVARLGLIISLFGAFISWVMLAAETPYILAKDGAMPKYFSKTNKNDCPVNSLFITTVCTQLFLLSLLSSSFQKAYSMVFNIATTAILIPYLLSAFYGLKVSIKENFTFKDKIISAIASLYTAYVVYSVGLTYIGLTVILYAFGILVYLKAKKEHGKSIDKKEKVAMAIIVLIALLVIALIATGKITV from the coding sequence ATGGAGAAACAAGAGAATAATAAGTTAGGTTTATTAATGCTTGTTTTATTAGGAATAGGTTCTATGATTGGCGGCGGGATTTTTAATAGTCCAACAGATTTAATTAAGCAGGGAAATCCTCAAGCAGTGCTTATAGGATGGATTGTTGGTGGTATAGGTGTTATATCTCTTGCCTTAGTATTTAATTTACTTGCTAATAAGAAATCTGAACTTACTGGTGGAATTTATGCTTATGCCAAAGAAGGGTTTGGTAACTTTGCAGGATTTAACTCAGCTTGGGGATACTGGCTAAGTGCTTGGCTTGGAAATGTTGCATTTGTTATTTTATTATTTAAGACTTTATCAGATTTTACAGGTGGTATGAATCCATTTATAACTTTTATATTAGCATCAATATTTTTATGGTCAGTATTCTTACTTCAAATAAAGGGTGTAAAAAATGCAGGAATTATAAATGCTGTAGCAACAGTAGCTAAATTAGTACCTATAGTATTAGCTATTATCTTAGGAGTTTTAGTATTTAAAAAAGATATATTTGTAGTTCAAAATTGGAAGAATACTTTAGCCGCGACTGGTGAGGCTACATCTTTATTAAAACAAGTTAACGGTTCTATGGGTGCTATATTATGGTGCTTTGTTGGAATAGAGGCTGCTGTAGTTTTATCTGAAAGAGCGAAGTCTCAAAAAATAGTTGGAAAAGCAATTATTATTAGTTTACTTTCAACCTTAGCTATATATATGTTAGTAAGTATTATAGCCATGGGAGTTATACCAGCTAAAGAATTAGGAAATTCTATAACTCCATTTTCTGATTTACTAGGAAAAACTGCAATTGGACAAGCGGGAGCTTTAGTTGCTAGATTGGGACTTATAATTTCATTATTTGGTGCTTTTATTAGTTGGGTTATGTTAGCTGCTGAAACACCATATATCCTTGCAAAAGATGGAGCAATGCCTAAGTATTTCTCAAAGACAAATAAAAATGATTGTCCAGTAAATTCATTATTTATAACTACAGTATGTACACAATTATTTTTGTTATCTTTATTATCAAGTTCATTCCAAAAAGCATATTCAATGGTGTTTAATATTGCTACAACTGCTATTTTAATACCATATTTATTATCTGCTTTCTATGGATTAAAAGTTTCAATAAAAGAAAACTTTACATTTAAAGACAAGATAATATCTGCAATTGCATCTTTATACACAGCTTATGTTGTATATTCGGTTGGATTAACATACATTGGATTAACAGTTATATTATATGCATTCGGTATTTTAGTGTATTTAAAGGCTAAGAAAGAACATGGAAAAAGTATTGATAAAAAAGAAAAAGTTGCAATGGCCATAATAGTTCTAATAGCTTTACTAGTTATAGCTTTAATTGCAACAGGAAAAATAACTGTATAA
- a CDS encoding phospho-sugar mutase, translating to MDYKKIYGDWLNNPYIDENTKSELNALKDEKEIEDRFYKELEFGTAGLRGKLGAGTNRMNIYNVAKVTQGLASFICEKGIDAMNRGVAIAYDCRHFSKEFAKTAALVLCANGIKAYLFEDLRPTPELSFTVRHLNTIAGIVVTASHNPKDYNGYKVYWEDGAQVLSEIADPILDKILKIKDFAEVKKIDEKEATEKGLFKVIGKEIDDLYLAKVKALALRDTKEEIDKDIKIVYTPLNGTGNKPVRRVLSERGFTNITVVPEQENPDPDFTTVGYPNPEDTKAFKYAEDLGKKIDAELLIATDPDCDRLAIEVKDTNGEYVAFNGNQTGAILINYIVSSMKEKGKLPNGASIVKSIVTGDLGKTIAKSFGVETYEALTGFKNICGQIPMLLENNKKFIFGYEESIGYVTDTFVRDKDGVMSAMFLCEAAAYYKKQGKSLIDVLNEIYEEHGYYREKQISLVLEGIEGKERIERMMTEYRKDFPKTMGTAELIKYIDYKYRKSFDLLTNKESLSEIPSSNVLRFFLNDESWYAVRPSGTEPKIKIYLYSKGSSLKEADDKIIKMEEIVLGKLNSIE from the coding sequence ATGGATTATAAAAAAATCTATGGGGATTGGTTAAACAATCCATATATTGATGAAAACACAAAATCAGAACTGAATGCTTTAAAAGATGAAAAAGAAATCGAAGATAGATTCTACAAAGAATTGGAATTCGGTACTGCAGGACTTAGAGGAAAACTTGGTGCTGGAACAAATAGAATGAATATATATAATGTTGCAAAAGTTACACAAGGATTAGCTTCATTTATATGTGAAAAAGGTATTGATGCTATGAATAGAGGTGTCGCTATTGCATATGATTGCAGGCACTTTTCTAAAGAATTCGCAAAAACTGCTGCCCTCGTTCTATGTGCTAATGGAATTAAAGCTTATTTATTTGAAGATTTAAGACCAACACCAGAACTTTCATTTACAGTAAGACATCTAAATACAATTGCAGGGATAGTAGTTACTGCAAGTCATAACCCTAAAGATTATAATGGCTATAAAGTTTATTGGGAAGATGGTGCGCAGGTTTTATCTGAAATAGCTGACCCTATTTTAGATAAAATACTGAAAATAAAAGATTTTGCAGAAGTAAAGAAGATAGATGAAAAAGAAGCCACTGAAAAAGGACTTTTTAAAGTTATAGGTAAAGAAATAGATGATCTGTATTTAGCGAAAGTCAAAGCTTTAGCTTTAAGAGACACTAAAGAGGAAATAGATAAGGATATTAAAATAGTATATACCCCTCTTAATGGAACTGGAAATAAACCTGTAAGAAGAGTGTTAAGTGAAAGAGGATTTACCAATATCACTGTAGTTCCAGAGCAAGAAAATCCTGATCCAGATTTCACAACTGTAGGATATCCAAACCCGGAGGATACAAAAGCATTCAAATACGCTGAGGATCTTGGTAAAAAGATTGATGCTGAACTTCTTATAGCTACAGATCCAGATTGTGATAGACTAGCAATAGAGGTTAAAGACACTAATGGTGAATATGTTGCATTTAACGGAAACCAAACTGGAGCAATTTTAATTAACTATATAGTAAGCAGCATGAAGGAGAAAGGAAAACTTCCTAATGGTGCTTCTATAGTTAAATCTATAGTTACAGGAGATCTTGGAAAAACTATAGCTAAATCTTTTGGTGTAGAAACTTATGAAGCTCTAACAGGATTTAAAAATATTTGTGGCCAAATTCCAATGCTTTTAGAAAATAATAAAAAGTTTATATTTGGATACGAAGAAAGCATAGGATATGTAACAGATACTTTCGTTAGAGATAAGGATGGTGTTATGTCAGCTATGTTCCTATGTGAAGCTGCTGCTTACTATAAAAAGCAAGGAAAATCCTTAATAGATGTATTAAATGAAATTTATGAAGAACATGGTTACTATAGGGAAAAACAGATTTCTCTAGTATTAGAAGGAATTGAAGGAAAAGAAAGAATCGAAAGAATGATGACTGAGTACAGAAAAGACTTCCCTAAAACTATGGGAACTGCAGAACTAATTAAATACATTGACTACAAATACAGAAAATCTTTTGACTTACTTACAAATAAAGAATCCTTAAGTGAAATACCATCATCAAACGTTTTAAGATTTTTCCTAAACGATGAAAGCTGGTATGCTGTAAGACCATCTGGAACAGAACCTAAGATTAAAATCTATTTATATTCAAAAGGTTCAAGCTTAAAAGAGGCAGATGACAAGATAATTAAAATGGAAGAAATAGTATTAGGAAAATTAAACTCTATAGAATAA
- a CDS encoding DUF2164 domain-containing protein: MSTNIKLSKEKRENMISLIQEYFEKEHDEDFGDLAAGFILDFIIEKLGPEFYNQGVYDSYIYMTDKIEDLLSLQKSVR, translated from the coding sequence TTGAGTACTAATATTAAATTAAGTAAAGAAAAAAGGGAGAATATGATTTCCTTGATTCAGGAGTATTTTGAAAAAGAGCATGATGAAGACTTTGGAGATTTGGCAGCCGGTTTTATTTTAGACTTTATAATAGAAAAACTAGGCCCTGAGTTCTACAATCAAGGTGTTTATGACTCCTATATTTATATGACAGATAAGATAGAAGACCTTCTTTCTCTTCAAAAAAGTGTAAGATAA
- a CDS encoding response regulator transcription factor codes for MNNNCILIVDDEKDIRDLVGIYLKNEGFDALKAEDGIEALEILKTNKIDLIILDIMMPKLSGIDTCMKIREQNNIPIIMLSAKSEDMDKILGLSTGADDYLTKPFNPLELMARVKSQLRRYKVLNTCETKEKNENIINIGEIEIDLNGYKVRKNGDEIKLTPIEFNILKLLSTNRGMVFSTDRIYETVWNEDCFDSGNTVMVHIRRLREKIEEDPRKAQYIKTVWGVGYKME; via the coding sequence TTGAATAATAATTGCATTCTTATAGTGGATGATGAAAAAGATATAAGAGATTTAGTTGGTATATATCTTAAAAATGAAGGCTTTGATGCATTAAAGGCAGAAGACGGAATAGAGGCTTTAGAAATATTAAAAACTAATAAGATAGATTTAATTATATTGGATATAATGATGCCTAAATTAAGCGGAATAGATACATGTATGAAAATAAGAGAGCAAAATAATATACCAATTATAATGTTATCTGCAAAAAGCGAGGATATGGATAAGATATTAGGATTATCCACAGGGGCTGATGATTATTTAACAAAACCATTTAATCCATTAGAACTTATGGCTAGGGTGAAGTCGCAGTTAAGACGATATAAGGTTTTAAATACGTGTGAAACTAAAGAAAAAAATGAAAACATAATAAATATAGGAGAGATAGAGATAGATTTAAATGGATACAAGGTAAGGAAAAACGGAGATGAAATAAAACTAACTCCTATAGAATTCAACATATTAAAATTACTATCTACTAATAGGGGCATGGTGTTTAGTACGGATAGGATATACGAGACAGTATGGAATGAAGATTGTTTTGATTCAGGAAACACAGTAATGGTTCATATAAGACGACTTAGAGAAAAAATTGAAGAAGACCCAAGAAAAGCTCAGTATATCAAAACTGTATGGGGGGTAGGTTATAAAATGGAATAA
- a CDS encoding sensor histidine kinase — translation MIFRRLFRRKNKSPNEEVMGLKRLKAKGMNFYLDKKSLIQKSLRLELLTITLICIVLSFISFNIFNGFLKNKISKQTYISYYDDNIKEENKVRELLSKLITISNKDYNKYYNQNKGAIDSSINSLRENFTKKEEFNHQELEFILSNYGVDLNENNRDNYRNKLKELISKTMQKNSATENVREEIEKYLGSEEFIKESINEKIIYRDANVFLTDLDGNVKFSSKATYAEKINVYNIIDKMSKSKLNYRNEDQVYDRGGSRSSYRGEREFYGFYPIKIGSSNYYLVYESMLDGVEMTTYTDASAFLSFILSFITFIVIFLMITKRKISYIEYISSSLREISKGDLNYNVEIKGYDELAVLASDINYMEREIKEKMENERLAEKTKNELITNISHDLRTPLTSVMGYIGLVKDGKYESEKEREDFLNIAYNKADKLKNLIEDLFQFTKMNNEGISLKKNDIDINELIRQLMVELSPSAEKKNIEIVDSMENNKVIMNVDGEKLSRVFENLLSNAIKYSEEEQKIKIFCKDTSINTVITVENTCNNDITREELDKIFERFYRGDKSRNSDTGGSGLGLAIAKSIVELHGGDIWAELNGNIVSFKVRLYKK, via the coding sequence ATGATTTTTAGAAGGTTATTTAGAAGAAAGAATAAGTCACCTAATGAAGAGGTAATGGGACTTAAAAGATTAAAGGCTAAGGGAATGAACTTCTACTTAGACAAGAAATCTTTAATTCAAAAAAGTTTAAGACTTGAGCTTTTAACGATTACTTTAATTTGTATAGTCCTATCATTTATAAGCTTTAACATATTTAATGGTTTTTTGAAGAATAAGATTTCAAAACAAACTTATATAAGTTACTATGATGATAATATCAAAGAAGAAAATAAAGTGCGTGAACTTTTATCAAAACTTATAACTATTTCAAACAAGGATTACAATAAATACTATAACCAAAATAAGGGAGCAATAGATAGTAGTATTAATTCTTTAAGAGAAAATTTTACTAAGAAAGAGGAGTTTAATCATCAAGAATTAGAATTTATATTAAGTAATTACGGGGTAGATCTTAATGAGAATAATAGAGATAATTACAGAAATAAATTAAAAGAACTTATTTCAAAAACCATGCAGAAAAATAGTGCTACAGAAAATGTCAGAGAAGAAATAGAAAAGTATTTAGGTTCTGAGGAATTTATTAAGGAATCTATAAACGAAAAGATTATATATAGGGATGCAAATGTATTTCTAACAGATTTAGATGGAAATGTTAAGTTTTCCTCTAAGGCTACTTATGCTGAAAAAATAAATGTATACAATATTATAGATAAAATGTCTAAGTCTAAATTAAATTACAGAAATGAGGATCAAGTCTATGATAGAGGTGGAAGTAGAAGTAGCTATAGGGGAGAGAGGGAATTTTACGGTTTTTATCCTATTAAAATAGGTAGTAGTAATTATTATTTGGTTTATGAAAGTATGCTAGATGGAGTTGAAATGACTACATATACAGATGCCAGTGCATTTCTATCGTTTATACTATCATTTATTACATTTATAGTGATATTTTTAATGATAACAAAGAGAAAAATATCTTATATAGAATATATATCTAGTTCTTTAAGAGAAATATCAAAAGGAGATTTAAACTATAATGTAGAGATTAAAGGATATGATGAGCTTGCAGTACTAGCGTCAGATATAAATTATATGGAAAGAGAAATAAAAGAGAAAATGGAAAATGAGAGGTTGGCAGAAAAAACTAAAAATGAACTTATAACTAATATATCACATGACTTAAGAACTCCTCTTACTTCAGTTATGGGATATATAGGATTAGTTAAGGATGGAAAATATGAAAGTGAAAAAGAAAGAGAAGATTTTTTAAATATTGCTTATAATAAGGCAGATAAACTTAAAAACTTAATAGAGGATTTATTTCAATTTACGAAAATGAATAATGAGGGAATAAGTTTAAAGAAAAATGATATTGATATAAATGAACTTATAAGACAACTTATGGTTGAACTTTCTCCAAGTGCAGAGAAAAAGAATATAGAAATAGTTGACAGTATGGAAAATAATAAGGTTATAATGAATGTAGATGGAGAAAAACTATCTAGAGTATTTGAAAACTTATTAAGTAATGCTATAAAGTATAGTGAAGAAGAGCAAAAAATTAAAATATTTTGTAAGGATACTAGTATAAATACTGTAATTACAGTTGAAAATACCTGTAATAATGATATAACTAGAGAAGAGCTGGATAAGATATTTGAAAGATTTTATAGAGGCGATAAATCTAGGAATTCAGATACTGGAGGTAGTGGACTAGGACTTGCTATAGCTAAAAGTATAGTAGAATTACATGGTGGGGACATATGGGCAGAACTGAATGGAAATATAGTCTCCTTTAAAGTAAGACTTTATAAAAAATAG
- a CDS encoding CPBP family intramembrane glutamic endopeptidase, translating to MKRAFKVNILFLIIIVLQISLVLFGAPLSKYIPINLVLIIGSILFVYMPAVIYILVNKQSFKDTLKLNKLGFDNALNCGLIFLLLLPVTSFCNLLTSVWFKNNIPEAMGNTYSGSALLFFFTLAVMPAIGEELVMRGVILDGYKKINIHKAAVVNGFLFAVLHLNPPQFLYAFILGVIFSYLVVYTNSLFSSMLVHFLFNGLSSLVFILTVKLKGALDSNTLKEAANTASVIDKQYITALVISGLVASVCLLVIALILRKLKIKNNYEERFNFKEHTFNLEESNDNDEFAHLNPKKSKIIAYSPILISFILFMFIIILSMMV from the coding sequence TTGAAACGAGCTTTTAAAGTTAACATTTTATTTTTAATAATAATAGTCCTTCAAATTTCTTTAGTTTTATTCGGAGCTCCTTTAAGTAAGTATATTCCAATTAATTTAGTATTAATTATAGGAAGTATTTTATTTGTGTACATGCCCGCTGTAATCTATATATTAGTAAATAAACAATCATTCAAAGATACATTAAAATTAAACAAATTAGGATTTGACAACGCATTAAATTGTGGTCTTATATTCTTACTTCTATTACCAGTTACTTCATTTTGTAATCTACTAACTAGTGTATGGTTTAAAAATAATATCCCAGAAGCTATGGGAAATACGTATTCTGGATCAGCCCTTTTATTCTTTTTCACCTTAGCTGTAATGCCAGCTATAGGAGAAGAACTGGTTATGAGAGGCGTAATTCTTGACGGATACAAAAAAATAAATATACACAAGGCTGCAGTAGTAAATGGTTTTTTATTTGCCGTACTACACTTAAATCCACCTCAATTTTTATATGCCTTTATACTAGGTGTGATTTTTTCTTATTTGGTTGTATATACAAATTCCCTATTTTCATCTATGCTTGTACATTTTTTATTTAACGGATTAAGTTCCCTAGTATTTATACTCACAGTAAAACTTAAGGGTGCTTTAGATAGTAACACTCTAAAAGAAGCAGCTAATACCGCATCGGTAATAGACAAACAATATATTACAGCCTTAGTGATTTCAGGATTAGTAGCTTCAGTATGTTTACTAGTTATAGCCCTAATTCTTAGAAAATTAAAAATTAAAAATAACTATGAAGAAAGATTTAATTTTAAAGAACATACCTTTAACTTAGAAGAAAGTAATGACAATGATGAGTTCGCACATCTAAACCCTAAAAAGAGTAAAATTATTGCGTACTCACCTATACTTATATCTTTCATATTATTTATGTTTATAATTATTTTAAGTATGATGGTTTAA
- a CDS encoding MATE family efflux transporter: MERSIQLKNESIGKLLFKFSLPAIAGMIVNAFYNVVDRIFIGNFVGAKALSGLTSTFPIAFIIMAFGMLIGIGSAACISIRLGQNKHEESERILGNAFTLIIIISLILTILGLVFKEQILLAFGASKETLSYAIEYINIIVIGIVLQNIGFGLNNIIRAEGNPKIAMYTMLIGGVLNIILDYIFMAFFNMGIKGAALATIISQGVSSLWVLRYFFSANSTLKLKKENLKLDIGLIKNIIAIGMSPFAMQLAASLVTAIQNRTLNAHGGYIAVGVIGAINSITMLIFMPVFGINQGAQPIIGYNYGAKEYKRVKEALKLAILAATVIFIIGYIVIQLFPKYMILPFGNDPELLKLGTYAIRINCMVMPIVAFQVIAANFFQAIGKALISMILSLSRQVIILIPLLIILPKFLGLNGVWISTPISDFLASVLTAIFLVKQIMILNKEEKLLKSE, encoded by the coding sequence TTGGAAAGATCAATTCAATTAAAAAATGAGAGTATAGGAAAATTATTATTTAAATTTTCTTTACCTGCCATAGCAGGTATGATAGTAAATGCTTTTTATAATGTAGTAGATAGAATATTTATTGGGAATTTTGTAGGAGCAAAGGCACTTTCAGGACTTACATCTACTTTTCCAATAGCTTTTATAATTATGGCATTCGGTATGCTTATTGGTATAGGTTCTGCTGCATGTATTTCAATAAGATTAGGTCAAAATAAGCATGAGGAATCTGAGAGGATTTTAGGAAATGCTTTTACTTTAATTATAATAATTTCTTTAATTTTAACTATCCTTGGATTAGTATTTAAAGAACAAATTCTTTTAGCATTTGGTGCAAGTAAGGAAACTTTAAGCTATGCTATAGAGTACATAAACATAATAGTGATAGGTATAGTTCTTCAAAACATAGGTTTTGGTTTAAATAATATTATAAGGGCAGAAGGAAACCCCAAAATTGCAATGTATACCATGTTAATAGGTGGAGTTTTAAATATTATTTTAGATTATATATTTATGGCTTTCTTTAATATGGGAATAAAAGGCGCTGCTTTAGCTACTATTATTTCACAAGGGGTAAGCTCATTATGGGTGCTAAGATATTTTTTTAGTGCCAATAGTACCTTAAAGTTAAAAAAAGAAAATCTAAAATTAGATATAGGATTAATTAAGAATATTATAGCAATAGGTATGTCACCTTTCGCTATGCAACTAGCTGCAAGCTTGGTTACGGCTATTCAAAATAGAACATTAAACGCTCACGGTGGTTATATAGCAGTAGGTGTAATTGGTGCTATAAATAGTATTACTATGTTGATATTTATGCCGGTTTTCGGAATTAATCAAGGGGCACAACCTATTATAGGTTATAACTATGGGGCAAAAGAATACAAAAGAGTTAAAGAAGCTTTAAAGTTAGCTATTTTAGCAGCTACAGTAATATTTATAATCGGGTACATAGTTATTCAATTATTCCCTAAATATATGATACTACCTTTTGGAAATGATCCTGAATTACTAAAGCTAGGTACATATGCTATTAGAATTAATTGTATGGTTATGCCGATTGTAGCATTCCAAGTAATCGCTGCAAACTTCTTTCAGGCTATTGGAAAAGCACTTATTTCAATGATACTATCTCTTTCTAGGCAGGTTATTATATTAATACCATTACTTATTATACTTCCTAAATTTTTAGGATTAAATGGAGTATGGATTTCAACCCCTATATCAGACTTTTTAGCATCTGTTTTAACTGCAATATTTCTAGTAAAACAGATAATGATATTAAATAAAGAAGAGAAGTTATTAAAATCTGAATAA